GAGGTGTAAGGTATGAGTAATTTTACTTGATTACTGTACTTTTTGGGGATTTTTACTTTTagtacaaatttaaaaaaaaaaccacttTACTCcttagttttatttactgtcaAAAAGTACTTTGGAGATCACTTCATTCCATTCTCCCTTGCCATTACCAAACTGAATTGTGCCAATGCCCagttttaatatgaaatgttattttgccaatgagattcattttcACATTCCATGAAATTGGTCAGACATTAAAGTCCCCGTGAACTGGAAGTTGCAAATGTCTtctctccagtgttgtgatgcATTTTTCAAGTGAAACGGATTGAATAGaaaaagcattcacgtcctcgtagagctcgtaattacagcttgtaagctgggcgttttctgaaagctcccacatgtaccacgtggctgctgtaccacctgaccgctgtagattaatttaggcattgatagtggtgccatggaaacacaattcccagtccaagtaccaaaaggacgtgaacagctccgaatatgtcacgtgttgtcatttcaagaatccggtaaatacgaggtgacgtgaacacAGCATTACTTTAGCgctcctctccatctctggctcatagcagactaacgattggaggggagtggtttacGCATTTTTAACCCAAGCCATCAAACTGATGTCATCCGAGAAGGAACACTATTCCAGAacggaagtaacttttcagattttgattaaagattaccgcAAAAAACAATTTCAGTGTGGTAACTTGCACAGatagtgcatattactagtcttgtggtgaacaaacaaagaaaatggGGTcggttttgatttcatgccaactttaaataCAAACAGTTCTAAAGCAGAATAAAACCTTGTATATGTGGGTCATTcacttcatgtttttaaaaagttaaaagctTAAAGAATCTAGTTCTCATTTTTGCAGTTACTTTAATACTCAAGTACAATTTTAATGTGGTACTTTTACTCAAATAGGATTCTGCCCAGATACTTATAATTGAGTAAAATTCACTCAGTACTTGTACTTTCACTTGAGTAACATTTGAGtgtactttacacctctgatCATCATCATGTCCATAAATGGTGGGATTAGCACATCCAGTGAGCCTGAAATAAACTAGTCCTCACCTTGGATAGTGACACTCAATACCAACCACCGCACCACTGCTCCTGACAATAGGAACACCATAGGAAGCCTCTTGTGGGGTGTAGATGAGGTTAAACGTATAGACAAGCTCATCCTCAGTCACCTAAAAAGAACAAACATCACTCACAGGGACAGTTCAAAATACCTACGATAACATCAAAATAGAGCCCTACTGTTGATGTGCTGCTACATCCATGCAGTTCAGACTCAAAAATGAGCACTTGAGCAGAAGGATCCTCTCCAGTTGCAGCACAGCCTCCCAGTGTAAAAGCAGAGGACAACAGTGGACGCCCCGTCCCAAAGAAGTCCTCCTTCACTTCCACATATACTGAATTCTCTCCACACTGAGCCGCTACACTGTTGGGAGGGATAGGATGCGGCAGCTCGAAGGGAATGTCTGGCTGCCGTAGTTCCTCTGGTAGACTTGGAAAGCTCCACGTCAGTTTTGCCACTGGACCCTGCAACAGCTCTTTTGACTGAACACCCAGAAGATCTTGAGAAGGGTTTCCAAAGTTGGTCATGGCTGGTGTTTGAACAGGAAACCTTTGTGGTGCAAATACAGGATTATTGGGAACCAAAGACTTCCTAGAATCAGCTTGTTGAAAAACTTGAGCTAATGCCCTTGGCCTAAAATGGCTTGGACTCAGATTATGTGTTGCTCTTGCTCTCCATTGTGCTTCAGAAAATCCAagtgcaagaacaaacaccaatCCAAATCCAACCTGCCAAAACCCCATTATTGCTAAGCTTGTTTCAATGATACATTAGGGTGCTGCCATTCATATTTATACAGATGTAAATCAGCATGGCTCCACCTCACTCCACAAGCATGATTTGTCTTTGCACCTGCCAATTTACTCAATCAGTATGTCACAGGTGAAAGTCATTGATTCTTTATTAATTAGAGTAAAATTAAATACCATGTATGGGCATGTTGTATTAATAGCTTAACCAAagattgtttattttaaatatcaaaatgaCAGACATGACAAACATCCTTTGCATCCTCCTCTTTTATTGATTCAGAAACATAGCCACATACAGAATTGTACACTACAGTACCCAAGATAATAAAGATTAGTATGTTTATAGTCAGGTTTAGATTGTAAAAAACATTCTTTGCTCACATCAACAATCTTCAAGGGACTgaaattgagcagtttagttcAGAACCAAAGGAATGCAAgatcaaacattttattatagatTCACTGATatgttttttcccccattaCAACTGTTACGATTAGGTTGATCAGACTGTGTGtggatattttgaaatatactaTATGCTAGTCAGCACCAAAAAACAATAATCTGAAGAGTCTACTAAAAACTGAATTCAAAATTTTAACAGGTGTGAACAAAAAACAAGCTCATTAATGGAcatttaagaactttaaaaaaagattaaacaGTTTTTGAATCAGCACACAGTAAAGTATTCAACTACTTGAAATCAGAATATTTTTCATGTTACACAGTCAGAGTCAacattttctcatcctattagTCTCTTCAGAAAGAAACAACTTGTCTGCCACTGAACAAGTATCTACTTTAACACAACGCTTGGGCTCAAGATGCATTTGGTTACTCATCCTGCCAATTCACAGCTCTAAATGACTGAAACAGTCAGTCTGGGatggatttatttaaacaaacaaacaaaaagacaaagacaCCGCTGGGGAGACTGGGTCAGCTGTGTGTTCTGATTTAAGAACAGTTGACTGCTTTTATCTTATACACTTTAATTATCCCATCTGCTTTTCTTACGTTTGGGGGGATCAGGAACTGCAAAGCTGTCCTTATGAGTCCCTGACCTTTCACCCCCAACCCGTTCTGAGCTGTGGGCAGGGGGCGGCGCAATGGAGAAAAAAGAGGAAGAGGACGATGGCGAGTAGGGCAGGTGGGGTCTGTCAGGCCCCTCAGGTGCTCCTGAAAGCAAAGAGCTTATGCCAAGTTTACACTACAGGATTATAAACCTGATTTGCCAGTGAAAAAGCTCGCTGACAGGTCAGGCTGTGATTGGGGAAAAATCAGCGAGCGATCAGAACTCGGCAATCTTTATGTGTGATGCGTTGCCAACACCTCGCAGATGCCAGACAAATATctagcatgctaaatatctggagctGTCGGCCGACTCACTGTCCTGTTGTGTGGTGATGCAACAGCCAATGAACtatacactgatgtctatggaaggagcaataacaatccattcaaatataatttgccgacatttattcatatcagatacacattgtgtaagtaactataaagctcATTCACTCTATTGttctcccagttcaccggccACATGTATTTCAGGACAAATGGATGAATTCACGTTATATATATTAAGATCAAGGTCAATATTtaggtttttaaatgacaaaacacttgcacatatttgagAATGGGAATATCAGATGACATGGTGAGCAatacatctgtcatacagtgcgGCCGCAGTGTGTCACGTGTGACAAGCATGATGTGTTgtcatggaaacaataaagggaaatgttctaaaataacggtctCCTTAACTCTGTGAGGTCTGCCAgaatgttttaaagttttaatataatgttattttaatttttattcaatttatttcaaaattcaaTCTAATTTCTTCCCAACAGCCATTTTCAAATGAAGTCATTGGGTGACAGTTGTTGTCAGCTCGTGTAGTGTGTAACCTCCTGTTGCAGATCATTTACGTAGTGTCACATAGTGTGAACACCACAAATACTCCACAGCAAGTCATGTACTCTGAATAGCACAGCGATCTGCCGACGTATAAAGTCCTGTAGTGTAAACTTGGCATTAGACTTCCTGCACTGGTCCACCAAGAAGAGCTGCTGGACTCTGTGGTAAGTTTAGGTGGAACACCCGATGCCGCCACAAAGTGGTTTTTATACTGAGCCTGAAGGAATGCAAGATCATGTTTAACAAACTCCATAGAATGATACATCTAACTATTTCTATTATGAAAAACTTAAGGGTGGCAAAGATCTTTTTAACCTGAACTGCTTACTTCAGGACAGACATATGCGGTGTGTTCGAAACGGGATATATGTTCTTTTGTTTAATAGGTACAACGACAACCTTTCTAATGGAGGATGATGCAACCGACTTCCCACAGTACCGTAACACTCAATATCAGTTCCACACCTGGTTAATGCAATATTATGTTACCGTATGGAACCTAATACTACATCCCCCTTTCAAAATAggattctttcttttttttcctttagggGAGCAAAATAAACTTAGAAATATTTATCTTATTagacaattaacatttttatgcaaAGCAGTTAAATTAACAATTCTCCAAATTTTGAACAATTCAAAAATTTTTCATACAACAAAATGATAGCAAAATGTGCTTTGTATGATTATTCTTCTAGACTAGAAGGATGGGGTAGACTACCCAAAACCTTCAACTGAGTGTGGG
The window above is part of the Chanodichthys erythropterus isolate Z2021 chromosome 3, ASM2448905v1, whole genome shotgun sequence genome. Proteins encoded here:
- the LOC137011643 gene encoding zona pellucida sperm-binding protein 3-like produces the protein MGFWQVGFGLVFVLALGFSEAQWRARATHNLSPSHFRPRALAQVFQQADSRKSLVPNNPVFAPQRFPVQTPAMTNFGNPSQDLLGVQSKELLQGPVAKLTWSFPSLPEELRQPDIPFELPHPIPPNSVAAQCGENSVYVEVKEDFFGTGRPLLSSAFTLGGCAATGEDPSAQVLIFESELHGCSSTSTVTEDELVYTFNLIYTPQEASYGVPIVRSSGAVVGIECHYPRMHNVSSNALMPTWIPYASTKVAEEVFVLSLKLMTDDWTLERPSNQYFLGDLINLEASVHVYNHVPVRVFVDSCVATAAPDVTSVPRYSFIENNGCLVDAKLTGSRSHFMPRTQIDKLRFQLDSFRFQQLDSGLVYITCIVKVAAASAPTASEQKACSFSPNGWVSSDDSDQVCGCCDSTCGIRSASDQLLTGLQWEKASVGPINVKKYGYGQK